The Deinococcus sp. KSM4-11 genome contains the following window.
CATACGCTGTCCCGCGTGTACGAGAGCCTGCAGGCCCAGACGCTGCGGGACTTCGAATGGCTGGTCGTGGACGACGGCAGCACTGACGGCAGCCGCGCACTGGTGGCAGGCTGGGCCGCGCAGGCCGCCTTCCCGATCCGGTACGTGTACCAGCCGAATGCCGGGAAACCGGCGGCCTTCAACCGGGGGGTGCTGGAGGCCCGGGGAGACCTGTTCCTGAACCTCGACTCCGACGACGCGTGCATGCCCACGGCGTTGGAGCGCCTGCTGCACCACTGGACGGCCATTCCGGAACAGCAGCGCACCGGGTTTACCGGCGTCACGGCGCTGTGTGTGGACGAACGCGGCCACCTGCACGGTCAGCCCTACCCGCGCGACGTGATGGATTCCGACTCGCTGGAAATGCACTTCCGGTACCGGGACCGCTGGGAACGCTGGGGCTTTCACCGCACGGAGGTGCTGCGCGCCTTTCCATTCCCGGTCGATCAGACCGCGCGCTTTGTCAGCGAGAGTGTCGTGTGGTTCCGCATCGCGCGGCATTACCGCACGCGCTTCGTGAACGAGCCACTGCGGTCTTACTACGTCGCCCGGCGCCGCGAGGATCAGCTGACGAACCTCACGAGGGGCGCCATGCGCGGTCGGTTGCCGTACCACCTGATGGTGCTGGTCGAACTGGGCGAGTGGTGGCGGTACGCGCCGCTGGAATTCGTGCGCAGCGCACTGGCGT
Protein-coding sequences here:
- a CDS encoding glycosyltransferase family A protein, giving the protein MSPTFTVFTATYNRAHTLSRVYESLQAQTLRDFEWLVVDDGSTDGSRALVAGWAAQAAFPIRYVYQPNAGKPAAFNRGVLEARGDLFLNLDSDDACMPTALERLLHHWTAIPEQQRTGFTGVTALCVDERGHLHGQPYPRDVMDSDSLEMHFRYRDRWERWGFHRTEVLRAFPFPVDQTARFVSESVVWFRIARHYRTRFVNEPLRSYYVARRREDQLTNLTRGAMRGRLPYHLMVLVELGEWWRYAPLEFVRSALAYSRYSFTLGTGRTDQLRDMQGPMWVLVALAQPVGWLVSRIDRRRLR